Proteins encoded in a region of the Equus przewalskii isolate Varuska unplaced genomic scaffold, EquPr2 contig_6335, whole genome shotgun sequence genome:
- the LOC103555713 gene encoding olfactory receptor 56A3 — translation MTAHQNGTISFEVSDFLLNCFVRSPNWQIWLSLPLSLLFLLAMGANGILLITIWLETSLHEPMYYLLSLLSLLDMVLCLTVIPKVLTIFWFDFKSISFYACFLQMYIMNCFLAMESCTFMVMAYDRYIAICHPLRYSSIITDQFIAKAAIFILARNILFTVPIPILSARLFYCGRNVIENCICANMSVSRLSCDDVTINRLYQFAGGWTLLGSDLILIILSYTLILRAVLRLKAEGAVAKALSTCGSHFILILFFNTVLLVFVLTHVAKKKVSPDVPVLLNVLHHVIPAALNPIVYGVRTQEIKQGIQRLLKKGW, via the coding sequence ATGACAGCACACCAAAATGGCACTATCTCCTTTGAGGTTTCAGACTTCCTCTTGAACTGTTTTGTCAGGTCCCCCAACTGGCAGATCTGGCTGTCtctgcccctcagcctcctcttcctcctggccaTGGGGGCCAATGGCATTCTCTTGATCACCATCTGGCTGGAGACCTCTCTGCATGAACCCATGTATTACCTGCTCAGCCTTCTCTCCCTATTAGACATGGTGCTCTGCCTCACCGTCATCCCCAAGGTCCTGACCATCTTCTGGTTTGACTTCAAGTCCATCAGCTTCTATGCCTGCTTCCTTCAGATGTACATCATGAATTGCTTCCTTGCCATGGAGTCTTGCACATTCATGgtcatggcctatgaccgctatatAGCCATCTGCCATCCACTGAGGTACTCATCCATCATCACGGATCAATTCATAGCCAAGgctgccatttttattttggctAGGAATATCCTTTTTACAGTGCCCATCCCCATTCTCTCAGCACGACTCTTTTATTGTGGGAGAAATGTCATTGAGAACTGCATCTGTGCCAATATGTCTGTCTCCAGGCTCTCCTGTGATGACGTCACCATCAATCGCCTCTACCAATTTGCTGGAGGCTGGACTCTGCTAGGGTCCGACCTCATCCTCATCATCCTCTCCTACACCCTCATACTGCGAGCTGTGCTGAGACTCAAGGCAGAGGGTGCTGTGGCCAAGGCCCTAAGCACATGTGGCTCCCACTTCATCCTTATCCTCTTCTTCAATACTGTCCTTCTGGTCTTCGTCCTCACTCATGTGGCAAAGAAGAAGGTCTCCCCTGATGTGCCAGTTTTGCTCAATGTCCTCCACCATGTCATCCCTGCTGCCCTTAACCCCATTGTTTATGGAGTGCGAACCCAGGAGATCAAGCAAGGAATCCAGAGGTTACTGAAGAAAGGGTGGTAA